In Brienomyrus brachyistius isolate T26 chromosome 25, BBRACH_0.4, whole genome shotgun sequence, a single window of DNA contains:
- the LOC125720650 gene encoding uncharacterized protein LOC125720650 isoform X1, with protein MTRMPPSLTTATTSVTTTLTTVGSALLYIQLELTTTGLVPSAQDILSAIKTLPDPLLLSNMTTLPQPEKMQEINVTNTSSNSFVINFGFQIRNIKISKDDQLRNETHGLIQDCINKLLNAILTDLSVPPTVFPPANFTDTTNETIARVDYKVQEGNIDRPSSFLSDILKLCGPSMTISTLTTTLSSPTTATTIVSRPITNFTTATTTLGSALIFIRLVFITQSLAPSQSAILTIVDKFLSPRLKFASKSPRDPVSIQNAVFEPISSNSFGINFEFKIPQVNMSENYTLRNDTYDEIQTSLDNLLNAILNNPTASHVNFPRALYTSLNESLIRVDFKYVFREGDINNPSSFLAEILKASGLSENSAAITIYPPSQSLLLTSPGANITPVGGGFPVWALAIIIPCAIFVLLFPFWILLCCLFGGCCAALQGHWNRRRFSTLQYRLHNKYTQRVL; from the exons ATGACAAGAATGCCACCCAGCCTAACCACTGCAACGACCAGTGTCACCACAACTCTGACCAC TGTGGGATCTGCACTGCTCTATATTCAGCTAGAACTGACAACTACAGGACTAGTCCCCAGTGCCCAAGACATTCTGAGCGCAATCAAAACTCTCCCAGATCCATTGCTACTATCCAATATGACCACATTGCCCCAGCCTGAGAAAATGCAGGAAATCAATGTAACAA ATACATCCAGCAATTCCTTTGTCATCAACTTCGGATTCCAGATCCGCAACATAAAGATCTCAAAGGATGACCAACTCAGGAATGAGACTCATGGCCTGATTCAGGACTGTATCAATAAATTG CTCAACGCAATACTAACAGATCTATCAGTACCGCCTACGGTCTTCCCTCCAGCAAACTTCAC GGATACAACCAATGAGACAATtgctcgtgttgactacaaagtgCAGGAGGGAAATATTGATAGGCCAAGCTCTTTCCTTTCTGACATCCTGAAACTCTGTG GTCCTTCGATGACCATCAGCACGTTGACAACAACTCTATCCAGCCCAACCACCGCTACGACTATTGTTTCGAGACCTATCACCAATTTTACAACAGCTACGACCAC TTTGGGATCTGCACTGATCTTCATTCGGCTGGTTTTCATAACGCAATCTTTAGCCCCCAGTCAGAGCGCCATTCTCACTATAGTTGATAAATTTCTGTCGCCACGACTGAAATTTGCTTCTAAAAGTCCACGTGATCCCGTCAGCATCCAGAATGCAGTGTTTGAAC CTATATCCAGCAATTCCTTTGGCATTAATTTCGAATTCAAGATACCTCAGGTGAACATGTCAGAAAATTACACACTCAGGAATGACACTTATGATGAGATCCAGACGTCTCTTGATAACCTG TTGAACGCAATACTAAACAACCCAACAGCAAGCCACGTGAATTTCCCTAGAGCGTTATACAC GAGCTTGAATGAGAGTCTGATACGTGTTGACTTTAAGTATGTGTTCCGAGAGGGTGATATTAACAATCCCAGCTCTTTCCTTGCGGAGATCCTGAAAGCCTCTG GTTTGTCTGAAAACAGTGCAGCAATAACAATATATCCACCCAGCCAAAGCCTTTTGCTCACCAGTCCTGGGGCTAACATCACTCCTGTGGGAGGTGGCTTCCCAGTATGGGCTTTGGCCATTATCATCCCATGTGCAATCTTTGTCCTGCTCTTTCCCTTCTGGATTCTCCTTTGT TGCCTGTTCGGCGGCTGCTGTGCGGCCCTTCAGGGACACTGGAACAGAAGGCGTTTTTCCACTCTTCAGTACAGACTACACAACAAATACACGCAACGTGTATTATAA
- the LOC125720650 gene encoding uncharacterized protein LOC125720650 isoform X11, producing the protein MTTLPQPEKMQEINVTNTSSNSFVINFGFQIRNIKISKDDQLRNETHGLIQDCINKLLNAILTDLSVPPTVFPPANFTDTTNETIARVDYKVQEGNIDRPSSFLSDILKLCGPSMTISTLTTTLSSPTTATTIVSRPITNFTTATTTLGSALIFIRLVFITQSLAPSQSAILTIVDKFLSPRLKFASKSPRDPVSIQNAVFEPISSNSFGINFEFKIPQVNMSENYTLRNDTYDEIQTSLDNLLNAILNNPTASHVNFPRALYTSLNESLIRVDFKYVFREGDINNPSSFLAEILKASGLSENSAAITIYPPSQSLLLTSPGANITPVGGGFPVWALAIIIPCAIFVLLFPFWILLCCLFGGCCAALQGHWNRRRFSTLQYRLHNKYTQRVL; encoded by the exons ATGACCACATTGCCCCAGCCTGAGAAAATGCAGGAAATCAATGTAACAA ATACATCCAGCAATTCCTTTGTCATCAACTTCGGATTCCAGATCCGCAACATAAAGATCTCAAAGGATGACCAACTCAGGAATGAGACTCATGGCCTGATTCAGGACTGTATCAATAAATTG CTCAACGCAATACTAACAGATCTATCAGTACCGCCTACGGTCTTCCCTCCAGCAAACTTCAC GGATACAACCAATGAGACAATtgctcgtgttgactacaaagtgCAGGAGGGAAATATTGATAGGCCAAGCTCTTTCCTTTCTGACATCCTGAAACTCTGTG GTCCTTCGATGACCATCAGCACGTTGACAACAACTCTATCCAGCCCAACCACCGCTACGACTATTGTTTCGAGACCTATCACCAATTTTACAACAGCTACGACCAC TTTGGGATCTGCACTGATCTTCATTCGGCTGGTTTTCATAACGCAATCTTTAGCCCCCAGTCAGAGCGCCATTCTCACTATAGTTGATAAATTTCTGTCGCCACGACTGAAATTTGCTTCTAAAAGTCCACGTGATCCCGTCAGCATCCAGAATGCAGTGTTTGAAC CTATATCCAGCAATTCCTTTGGCATTAATTTCGAATTCAAGATACCTCAGGTGAACATGTCAGAAAATTACACACTCAGGAATGACACTTATGATGAGATCCAGACGTCTCTTGATAACCTG TTGAACGCAATACTAAACAACCCAACAGCAAGCCACGTGAATTTCCCTAGAGCGTTATACAC GAGCTTGAATGAGAGTCTGATACGTGTTGACTTTAAGTATGTGTTCCGAGAGGGTGATATTAACAATCCCAGCTCTTTCCTTGCGGAGATCCTGAAAGCCTCTG GTTTGTCTGAAAACAGTGCAGCAATAACAATATATCCACCCAGCCAAAGCCTTTTGCTCACCAGTCCTGGGGCTAACATCACTCCTGTGGGAGGTGGCTTCCCAGTATGGGCTTTGGCCATTATCATCCCATGTGCAATCTTTGTCCTGCTCTTTCCCTTCTGGATTCTCCTTTGT TGCCTGTTCGGCGGCTGCTGTGCGGCCCTTCAGGGACACTGGAACAGAAGGCGTTTTTCCACTCTTCAGTACAGACTACACAACAAATACACGCAACGTGTATTATAA
- the LOC125720650 gene encoding uncharacterized protein LOC125720650 isoform X9, whose product MTRMPPSLTTATTSVTTTLTTVGSALLYIQLELTTTGLVPSAQDILSAIKTLPDPLLLSNMTTLPQPEKMQEINVTNTSSNSFVINFGFQIRNIKISKDDQLRNETHGLIQDCINKLLNAILTDLSVPPTVFPPANFTDTTNETIARVDYKVQEGNIDRPSSFLSDILKLCGPSMTISTLTTTLSSPTTATTIVSRPITNFTTATTTLGSALIFIRLVFITQSLAPSQSAILTIVDKFLSPRLKFASKSPRDPVSIQNAVFEPISSNSFGINFEFKIPQVNMSENYTLRNDTYDEIQTSLDNLLNAILNNPTASHVNFPRALYTSLNESLIRVDFKYVFREGDINNPSSFLAEILKASGLSENSAAITIYPPSQSLLLTSPGANITPVGGGFPVWALAIIIPCAIFVLLFPFWILLCCLFGGCCAALQGHWNRRRFSTLQYRLHNKYTQRVL is encoded by the exons TGTGGGATCTGCACTGCTCTATATTCAGCTAGAACTGACAACTACAGGACTAGTCCCCAGTGCCCAAGACATTCTGAGCGCAATCAAAACTCTCCCAGATCCATTGCTACTATCCAATATGACCACATTGCCCCAGCCTGAGAAAATGCAGGAAATCAATGTAACAA ATACATCCAGCAATTCCTTTGTCATCAACTTCGGATTCCAGATCCGCAACATAAAGATCTCAAAGGATGACCAACTCAGGAATGAGACTCATGGCCTGATTCAGGACTGTATCAATAAATTG CTCAACGCAATACTAACAGATCTATCAGTACCGCCTACGGTCTTCCCTCCAGCAAACTTCAC GGATACAACCAATGAGACAATtgctcgtgttgactacaaagtgCAGGAGGGAAATATTGATAGGCCAAGCTCTTTCCTTTCTGACATCCTGAAACTCTGTG GTCCTTCGATGACCATCAGCACGTTGACAACAACTCTATCCAGCCCAACCACCGCTACGACTATTGTTTCGAGACCTATCACCAATTTTACAACAGCTACGACCAC TTTGGGATCTGCACTGATCTTCATTCGGCTGGTTTTCATAACGCAATCTTTAGCCCCCAGTCAGAGCGCCATTCTCACTATAGTTGATAAATTTCTGTCGCCACGACTGAAATTTGCTTCTAAAAGTCCACGTGATCCCGTCAGCATCCAGAATGCAGTGTTTGAAC CTATATCCAGCAATTCCTTTGGCATTAATTTCGAATTCAAGATACCTCAGGTGAACATGTCAGAAAATTACACACTCAGGAATGACACTTATGATGAGATCCAGACGTCTCTTGATAACCTG TTGAACGCAATACTAAACAACCCAACAGCAAGCCACGTGAATTTCCCTAGAGCGTTATACAC GAGCTTGAATGAGAGTCTGATACGTGTTGACTTTAAGTATGTGTTCCGAGAGGGTGATATTAACAATCCCAGCTCTTTCCTTGCGGAGATCCTGAAAGCCTCTG GTTTGTCTGAAAACAGTGCAGCAATAACAATATATCCACCCAGCCAAAGCCTTTTGCTCACCAGTCCTGGGGCTAACATCACTCCTGTGGGAGGTGGCTTCCCAGTATGGGCTTTGGCCATTATCATCCCATGTGCAATCTTTGTCCTGCTCTTTCCCTTCTGGATTCTCCTTTGT TGCCTGTTCGGCGGCTGCTGTGCGGCCCTTCAGGGACACTGGAACAGAAGGCGTTTTTCCACTCTTCAGTACAGACTACACAACAAATACACGCAACGTGTATTATAA
- the LOC125720650 gene encoding uncharacterized protein LOC125720650 isoform X17 gives MTTLPQPEKMQEINVTNTSSNSFVINFGFQIRNIKISKDDQLRNETHGLIQDCINKLLNAILTDLSVPPTVFPPANFTDTTNETIARVDYKVQEGNIDRPSSFLSDILKLCGPSMTISTLTTTLSSPTTATTIVSRPITNFTTATTTLGSALIFIRLVFITQSLAPSQSAILTIVDKFLSPRLKFASKSPRDPVSIQNAVFEPISSNSFGINFEFKIPQVNMSENYTLRNDTYDEIQTSLDNLLNAILNNPTASHVNFPRALYTSLNESLIRVDFKYVFREGDINNPSSFLAEILKASGLSENSAAITIYPPSQSLLLTSPGANITPVGGGFPVWALAIIIPCAIFVLLFPFWILLCCLFGGCCAALQGHWNRRRFSTLQYRLHNKYTQRVL, from the exons ATACATCCAGCAATTCCTTTGTCATCAACTTCGGATTCCAGATCCGCAACATAAAGATCTCAAAGGATGACCAACTCAGGAATGAGACTCATGGCCTGATTCAGGACTGTATCAATAAATTG CTCAACGCAATACTAACAGATCTATCAGTACCGCCTACGGTCTTCCCTCCAGCAAACTTCAC GGATACAACCAATGAGACAATtgctcgtgttgactacaaagtgCAGGAGGGAAATATTGATAGGCCAAGCTCTTTCCTTTCTGACATCCTGAAACTCTGTG GTCCTTCGATGACCATCAGCACGTTGACAACAACTCTATCCAGCCCAACCACCGCTACGACTATTGTTTCGAGACCTATCACCAATTTTACAACAGCTACGACCAC TTTGGGATCTGCACTGATCTTCATTCGGCTGGTTTTCATAACGCAATCTTTAGCCCCCAGTCAGAGCGCCATTCTCACTATAGTTGATAAATTTCTGTCGCCACGACTGAAATTTGCTTCTAAAAGTCCACGTGATCCCGTCAGCATCCAGAATGCAGTGTTTGAAC CTATATCCAGCAATTCCTTTGGCATTAATTTCGAATTCAAGATACCTCAGGTGAACATGTCAGAAAATTACACACTCAGGAATGACACTTATGATGAGATCCAGACGTCTCTTGATAACCTG TTGAACGCAATACTAAACAACCCAACAGCAAGCCACGTGAATTTCCCTAGAGCGTTATACAC GAGCTTGAATGAGAGTCTGATACGTGTTGACTTTAAGTATGTGTTCCGAGAGGGTGATATTAACAATCCCAGCTCTTTCCTTGCGGAGATCCTGAAAGCCTCTG GTTTGTCTGAAAACAGTGCAGCAATAACAATATATCCACCCAGCCAAAGCCTTTTGCTCACCAGTCCTGGGGCTAACATCACTCCTGTGGGAGGTGGCTTCCCAGTATGGGCTTTGGCCATTATCATCCCATGTGCAATCTTTGTCCTGCTCTTTCCCTTCTGGATTCTCCTTTGT TGCCTGTTCGGCGGCTGCTGTGCGGCCCTTCAGGGACACTGGAACAGAAGGCGTTTTTCCACTCTTCAGTACAGACTACACAACAAATACACGCAACGTGTATTATAA
- the LOC125720650 gene encoding uncharacterized protein LOC125720650 isoform X10 has translation MFLSSHSDTSSNSFVINFGFQIDNIKISMDDQLRNETHGLIQDCINKLLNAILTDLSVPPTVFPPANFTDTTNETIARVDYKVQEGNIDRPSSFLSDILKLCGPSMTISTLTTTLSSPTTATTIVSRPITNFTTATTTLGSALIFIRLVFITQSLAPSQSAILTIVDKFLSPRLKFASKSPRDPVSIQNAVFEPISSNSFGINFEFKIPQVNMSENYTLRNDTYDEIQTSLDNLLNAILNNPTASHVNFPRALYTSLNESLIRVDFKYVFREGDINNPSSFLAEILKASGLSENSAAITIYPPSQSLLLTSPGANITPVGGGFPVWALAIIIPCAIFVLLFPFWILLCCLFGGCCAALQGHWNRRRFSTLQYRLHNKYTQRVL, from the exons ATGTTTCTCTCATCACATTCAGATACATCCAGCAATTCCTTTGTCATCAACTTCGGATTCCAGATCGACAACATAAAGATCTCAATGGATGACCAACTCAGGAATGAGACTCATGGCCTGATTCAGGACTGTATCAATAAATTG CTCAACGCAATACTAACAGATCTATCAGTACCGCCTACGGTCTTCCCTCCAGCAAACTTCAC GGATACAACCAATGAGACAATtgctcgtgttgactacaaagtgCAGGAGGGAAATATTGATAGGCCAAGCTCTTTCCTTTCTGACATCCTGAAACTCTGTG GTCCTTCGATGACCATCAGCACGTTGACAACAACTCTATCCAGCCCAACCACCGCTACGACTATTGTTTCGAGACCTATCACCAATTTTACAACAGCTACGACCAC TTTGGGATCTGCACTGATCTTCATTCGGCTGGTTTTCATAACGCAATCTTTAGCCCCCAGTCAGAGCGCCATTCTCACTATAGTTGATAAATTTCTGTCGCCACGACTGAAATTTGCTTCTAAAAGTCCACGTGATCCCGTCAGCATCCAGAATGCAGTGTTTGAAC CTATATCCAGCAATTCCTTTGGCATTAATTTCGAATTCAAGATACCTCAGGTGAACATGTCAGAAAATTACACACTCAGGAATGACACTTATGATGAGATCCAGACGTCTCTTGATAACCTG TTGAACGCAATACTAAACAACCCAACAGCAAGCCACGTGAATTTCCCTAGAGCGTTATACAC GAGCTTGAATGAGAGTCTGATACGTGTTGACTTTAAGTATGTGTTCCGAGAGGGTGATATTAACAATCCCAGCTCTTTCCTTGCGGAGATCCTGAAAGCCTCTG GTTTGTCTGAAAACAGTGCAGCAATAACAATATATCCACCCAGCCAAAGCCTTTTGCTCACCAGTCCTGGGGCTAACATCACTCCTGTGGGAGGTGGCTTCCCAGTATGGGCTTTGGCCATTATCATCCCATGTGCAATCTTTGTCCTGCTCTTTCCCTTCTGGATTCTCCTTTGT TGCCTGTTCGGCGGCTGCTGTGCGGCCCTTCAGGGACACTGGAACAGAAGGCGTTTTTCCACTCTTCAGTACAGACTACACAACAAATACACGCAACGTGTATTATAA